One part of the Engraulis encrasicolus isolate BLACKSEA-1 chromosome 17, IST_EnEncr_1.0, whole genome shotgun sequence genome encodes these proteins:
- the LOC134467743 gene encoding kelch repeat and BTB domain-containing protein 13, whose amino-acid sequence MEALLTSCPGHGADTVPQFSGLEVGEGEKPAGALRVRVEDCVFTVDRSLLAASFAYFQGLFRSGMRDSGLDEICLQGGLHPAGFLIALSVVRGERPPLADADCLMQAVECAAFLQVEALESHLANILDTDNCLLLCQAAATFGLHNLFNNAATFIRDSYRDLRWAAEESLHPDILSYIETITPASFIALGTHTPSMEMLHDSYRTVCHLDEEEGAWRILTDLPVDSSTSMAGVAVLDGRLYVIGGVVGVSKVTVDRGFCYDPQTNSWTDIPGPAQSRYDFTLLGLEGKLYAFGGEHGRKIMSSAEVFDAATETWSFIQHTPRPVGGAAGAVCRRRIFVCFWKPPNTTDVYEYVPSEDEWTLVTTMVHHQSYGHGMVAHRDNLYVMRNGPSDDFLRCLIDCYNITTGQWSTLPGHYVNSKGALFSAVVRGDSAFTVNRSVTLEFSVAPNGWKRRREMEGFPKSGSLWTCLLRIPKKGLLEEEGKEEEAGRTGITEENGVHEVKENGLENGEDHK is encoded by the coding sequence TCCCTGCTAGCAGCCAGCTTTGCGTACTTCCAGGGCCTGTTCCGTTCTGGGATGCGGGACAGTGGCCTGGACGAGATTTGCCTGCAAGGTGGGCTACATCCAGCTGGGTTCCTGATTGCTCTGTCTGTTGTCCGAGGTGAACGGCCCCCGTTAGCTGATGCCGATTGCCTCATGCAGGCTGTGGAGTGTGCTGCCTTCCTCCAGGTGGAGGCGCTAGAGAGCCACCTGGCCAACATCTTGGACACGGACAACTGCCTGCTACTCTGCCAGGCCGCGGCCACTTTCGGCCTGCACAATCTCTTCAACAACGCCGCCACGTTCATCCGCGACTCCTACCGTGACCTGAGGTGGGCAGCGGAGGAGTCCTTGCACCCGGACATACTGAGCTACATCGAAACCATCACGCCAGCCTCTTTTATTGCCCTGGGCACCCACACTCCTTCCATGGAGATGCTCCACGATTCATACCGTACTGTGTGCCACCTGGACGAAGAGGAGGGAGCGTGGAGAATTCTTACCGACCTTCCTGTGGATTCAAGCACCTCTATGGCCGGTGTTGCTGTCTTGGACGGTCGGCTGTACGTTATCGGAGGTGTCGTGGGGGTCAGCAAGGTCACGGTGGACCGTGGATTCTGTTACGACCCGCAGACAAACTCTTGGACCGACATACCAGGTCCAGCTCAGTCCCGCTATGACTTCACCTTACTGGGGCTGGAGGGTAAACTCTACGCGTTTGGGGGCGAGCACGGCCGGAAGATCATGTCATCTGCCGAGGTGTTTGACGCGGCGACGGAAACCTGGTCCTTCATCCAGCACACCCCGAGACCCGTGGGAGGTGCCGCCGGGGCGGTGTGTCGCCGTAGAATCTTCGTGTGCTTCTGGAAGCCTCCCAACACCACAGACGTCTACGAATATGTGCCCTCCGAGGACGAATGGACGCTCGTCACCACCATGGTGCACCACCAAAGCTACGGCCACGGCATGGTCGCGCACCGTGACAACCTGTACGTCATGCGTAACGGGCCGAGCGACGACTTCCTCCGCTGCCTGATAGACTGCTATAACATCACCACGGGCCAGTGGAGCACCCTGCCGGGACACTACGTCAACAGCAAGGGGGCGCTGTTCAGCGCGGTGGTCAGGGGGGACTCTGCGTTCACCGTCAACAGATCCGTCACCTTGGAGTTTAGCGTGGCCCCGAACGGGTGGAAGAGGCGCAGGGAGATGGAGGGGTTCCCCAAGAGTGGGTCGCTGTGGACTTGTCTGCTGAGGATACCCAAGAAAGGATtactggaggaagaggggaaggaagaAGAAGCAGGAAGGACAGGCATCACGGAGGAAAACGGTGTACATGAAGTCAAAGAGAATGGCCTGGAGAACGGTGAAGATCACAAATAG